In the genome of Chryseobacterium oryzae, one region contains:
- a CDS encoding hydroxymethylglutaryl-CoA lyase yields MFLTECPRDAMQGWDEFIPTSKKIDYINSLMEVGFDVLDCVSFVSPKAIPQMADSAEVAENIDKSLSNTKVSAIIGNYRGAEKALKHQSVDILGFPFSISETFQHRNTNKNQEEAFDDIVKILELTKSENREFNLYFSMAFGNPYGEMWKWEDVDFWAQRFSEIGIKNILLSDTTGVATPEKISLLFEKIPSKYPEIDFGAHFHNRYEDSYSKLKAAYDKGCRRFDSAIKGIGGCPMAKDDLVGNMPTEQVINFMSVEKVNHKLNLLNFESSYNKAKDIFHF; encoded by the coding sequence ATGTTTCTTACCGAATGTCCGAGAGACGCCATGCAGGGTTGGGACGAATTTATACCCACCAGTAAAAAAATAGATTACATCAACTCGCTGATGGAAGTGGGTTTTGATGTGCTCGATTGTGTGAGTTTTGTATCTCCGAAAGCCATCCCGCAAATGGCAGATTCTGCCGAAGTTGCCGAAAATATAGACAAGTCTTTATCTAACACCAAAGTTTCTGCTATTATTGGCAATTACAGAGGTGCAGAAAAGGCTTTGAAGCATCAGTCTGTAGATATTTTAGGATTTCCTTTTTCTATTTCTGAAACCTTTCAGCATCGCAATACCAACAAAAATCAGGAAGAAGCTTTTGATGATATTGTAAAAATTCTTGAACTCACAAAATCCGAAAACAGAGAATTTAATCTCTATTTCTCCATGGCATTTGGAAATCCTTACGGAGAAATGTGGAAATGGGAAGATGTGGATTTTTGGGCTCAGAGATTTTCGGAGATCGGAATTAAAAATATTTTACTCTCGGATACTACCGGAGTAGCAACACCAGAAAAAATAAGTTTATTATTCGAAAAAATTCCTTCTAAATATCCAGAAATAGATTTTGGAGCCCATTTCCATAACAGATACGAAGATTCTTATTCTAAATTAAAAGCTGCCTACGACAAAGGTTGCAGAAGATTCGATTCTGCCATAAAGGGAATAGGCGGCTGTCCAATGGCAAAAGATGATTTAGTAGGAAATATGCCAACAGAACAGGTAATTAATTTTATGAGTGTAGAGAAGGTAAATCATAAGCTTAATTTACTGAATTTTGAAAGCTCATATAATAAAGCAAAAGATATTTTTCATTTTTAA
- a CDS encoding 50S ribosomal protein L25/general stress protein Ctc yields MKSITIQGTKRESVGKKSTKALRDAELVPCVVYGGEAPLNFSATEKSFKGLVYTPEAHTVSIEVDGQTIPAVLQDIQFHPITDKILHADFYQLAEDKPVVMEVPVRITGRSKGVVAGGVLRQSFRKLKVKAIPANLPDEIVVDVTPLRIGNKLYVGSIKAEGYSFMHPDNAVVVAVKMSRNAMKGGAAAMDEEDEELEEEVKDQSPLVPTTEEKSDE; encoded by the coding sequence ATGAAATCTATTACAATTCAAGGTACAAAAAGAGAAAGCGTGGGCAAAAAGTCTACAAAAGCTTTACGTGATGCTGAATTAGTTCCTTGTGTTGTTTACGGAGGTGAAGCTCCTTTGAACTTCTCTGCTACAGAGAAATCTTTCAAAGGTTTGGTATACACTCCTGAAGCACACACGGTATCTATTGAGGTTGACGGACAAACTATTCCGGCTGTTCTTCAGGATATTCAGTTTCACCCAATTACAGACAAAATTCTTCACGCAGACTTCTATCAGTTAGCTGAAGACAAACCTGTTGTTATGGAAGTTCCTGTTAGAATTACAGGTCGTTCTAAAGGTGTTGTGGCTGGTGGTGTTCTTCGTCAGTCTTTCAGAAAATTAAAAGTAAAAGCGATTCCTGCTAATTTGCCAGACGAAATCGTTGTAGATGTTACTCCATTAAGAATTGGTAACAAACTTTATGTAGGAAGCATTAAAGCAGAAGGATATTCTTTCATGCACCCAGATAATGCAGTTGTTGTAGCTGTTAAGATGTCTAGAAATGCAATGAAAGGTGGTGCAGCAGCAATGGATGAAGAAGATGAAGAATTAGAAGAAGAAGTAAAAGATCAATCTCCTCTTGTTCCTACAACAGAAGAGAAATCTGACGAATAA
- a CDS encoding META domain-containing protein, which yields MKRFLSVFFSFFVFILLLNCHSVQRKNDYVQRQWMLVSFNQFKKAELIKNRAEVNLTSEIKDRKINGSAFMGCNRIFFKMEFKTNNRIEISGIRSTYMSCEAMDLETKFLQSFQKMSHYHIDGHFLILNDKQGNTIKFLAADWD from the coding sequence ATGAAAAGGTTTCTTTCTGTTTTTTTCTCCTTCTTTGTTTTTATTTTATTATTGAATTGCCATTCTGTACAGCGGAAAAATGACTATGTCCAAAGACAATGGATGTTGGTTTCTTTTAATCAGTTTAAAAAAGCTGAACTGATAAAAAACAGAGCAGAAGTCAATCTCACATCAGAAATTAAAGACCGGAAAATAAATGGCTCCGCATTTATGGGTTGTAACAGAATTTTCTTTAAAATGGAATTTAAAACCAATAACAGAATCGAAATTTCAGGAATCAGAAGTACGTATATGTCCTGCGAAGCAATGGATTTAGAAACAAAATTTTTACAATCTTTTCAAAAAATGTCTCACTATCACATTGATGGTCATTTTCTTATTTTGAATGATAAGCAGGGAAATACAATAAAGTTTTTGGCAGCAGATTGGGATTAA
- a CDS encoding DUF4919 domain-containing protein, which translates to MKCKIFFLLLMIPFLGIAQMKLNLKEIEKDLGNSKSQYNYEKLIFKFKGYPKSLDSIEAQHLYYGRNFLKTKVSVTDEDFKNLADAFKSGNFEECIKLGKILYEKDPTNLDVILILLRAYDFTKDAGNFVHHLNQLRLLTEAIKDSGDGKTEKTPYIVNSVGDEYILLNVLNVGKDFTRNSTTYKDSVVDVWSRDDQKIYIKVLYLNF; encoded by the coding sequence ATGAAATGTAAAATTTTCTTCCTTTTGCTAATGATTCCTTTTTTGGGAATTGCCCAAATGAAACTCAATTTAAAAGAAATTGAGAAAGATTTAGGTAATTCCAAATCTCAGTATAATTACGAGAAACTGATATTCAAATTTAAAGGATATCCCAAGTCATTAGACAGCATCGAAGCCCAACATTTGTACTATGGTAGAAATTTTTTAAAAACAAAAGTTTCTGTAACCGATGAGGATTTTAAAAATCTTGCAGACGCTTTTAAAAGCGGAAATTTTGAAGAATGTATTAAATTAGGGAAAATTTTATACGAAAAAGACCCTACAAATCTAGATGTTATTCTTATACTTCTCAGAGCATACGATTTTACGAAAGATGCAGGAAATTTTGTGCATCACCTTAATCAGCTACGGTTACTTACAGAAGCAATAAAGGATTCTGGGGACGGAAAAACTGAGAAAACGCCTTACATCGTAAATTCTGTCGGAGATGAATACATTCTGCTGAATGTTTTAAATGTTGGAAAAGATTTTACAAGGAATTCCACAACCTATAAAGATTCGGTAGTTGATGTTTGGTCTAGAGATGATCAAAAAATTTACATCAAAGTTCTCTATTTAAATTTTTAA
- the hflX gene encoding GTPase HflX has product MLEKKQHNYEKSVLVGVITQQQDEDKLIEYMDELEFLAFTAGASVDRRFTQKLTQPDSKTFVGSGKVQEIKDYIKENEIGTVIFDDELSPSQLKNLEREMEVKILDRTNLILDIFAQRAQTSYARTQVELAQYQYLLPRLTRMWTHLERQKGGIGMRGPGETEIETDRRIIRDRITLLKEKLKTIDKQMATQRNNRGKVVRVALVGYTNVGKSTLMNALSKSEVFAENKLFATLDTTVRKVVIGNLPFLLTDTVGFIRKLPTQLVESFKSTLDEVREADLLIHVVDISHESFEDHIESVNQILMEINAHQKPMIMVFNKIDDFSYEKKDEDDLTPSSKKNISLEEWKNTWMAKSKHPTVFISALTKENFPEMKRMIYDEVMKIHISRFPYNDFLFEYFDNDEEENENNK; this is encoded by the coding sequence ATGTTAGAAAAAAAACAGCACAATTACGAAAAATCAGTATTAGTAGGCGTTATTACGCAGCAACAGGACGAAGATAAACTGATAGAATATATGGATGAGCTGGAGTTTCTTGCTTTTACAGCTGGGGCTTCTGTAGATCGCCGTTTCACTCAAAAATTAACTCAGCCAGACTCTAAAACTTTCGTGGGCAGCGGAAAAGTTCAGGAAATTAAAGACTATATAAAAGAAAATGAAATAGGAACTGTCATTTTCGATGATGAGCTTTCACCTTCTCAGCTAAAAAATTTAGAGAGAGAAATGGAAGTTAAAATCTTAGACAGAACCAATCTTATTTTAGATATTTTTGCACAGAGAGCACAAACTTCTTATGCGAGAACTCAGGTGGAATTAGCTCAGTATCAGTATCTTCTTCCCAGATTAACAAGAATGTGGACTCACCTTGAAAGACAGAAAGGAGGTATCGGGATGAGAGGTCCCGGAGAAACCGAAATCGAGACAGACCGAAGAATTATCCGCGACAGGATTACTTTGCTAAAAGAAAAGCTGAAAACCATCGACAAGCAAATGGCTACCCAAAGAAACAACCGCGGAAAAGTGGTGCGTGTTGCTTTGGTTGGGTATACCAATGTGGGTAAATCTACCCTGATGAATGCTTTATCGAAGTCTGAAGTTTTTGCTGAAAATAAATTATTCGCAACACTGGATACTACGGTAAGAAAAGTAGTTATCGGAAACCTGCCTTTTCTTCTTACGGACACGGTAGGATTTATTCGTAAACTTCCTACACAGTTGGTAGAATCTTTCAAATCTACATTGGATGAAGTTCGTGAAGCGGATCTTCTTATTCATGTTGTGGATATTTCGCATGAAAGTTTTGAAGATCATATCGAATCTGTTAATCAGATTTTAATGGAAATCAATGCCCATCAAAAACCGATGATTATGGTTTTTAATAAAATTGATGATTTCAGCTACGAAAAGAAAGACGAAGATGATCTTACCCCAAGTTCTAAAAAGAATATCTCTCTGGAAGAATGGAAAAATACTTGGATGGCAAAATCTAAACATCCAACCGTATTTATTTCTGCACTTACCAAAGAGAACTTCCCGGAAATGAAGAGAATGATTTATGATGAAGTAATGAAAATTCATATTTCCAGATTTCCTTACAACGATTTCCTTTTCGAATATTTTGATAATGATGAGGAAGAAAACGAAAACAACAAGTAA
- a CDS encoding DUF6122 family protein — protein MCSPEIVVLKNVTHYFLHFGFPAVVAFLFYRKDWKKVYLIFLATMLVDLDHLFADPIFDPDRGSIGFHFLHSYYAIAVYFLLLFFKGNLRLIGIGLLLHMLTDFQDFQWWCH, from the coding sequence ATGTGCTCACCGGAAATTGTTGTCCTAAAAAACGTTACACACTATTTTTTACATTTTGGTTTTCCTGCGGTAGTAGCATTTTTATTTTACCGTAAAGACTGGAAGAAGGTTTATCTGATTTTTTTAGCCACAATGCTCGTAGATTTGGATCATCTTTTTGCGGATCCCATTTTCGATCCAGACCGCGGAAGCATAGGTTTTCATTTTTTACACTCGTATTATGCAATAGCGGTGTATTTTTTGCTTTTATTTTTCAAAGGAAATCTGAGACTGATTGGGATTGGTCTTTTATTACACATGTTAACAGATTTTCAGGATTTCCAATGGTGGTGCCATTAG
- a CDS encoding DNA alkylation repair protein: protein MVNEIKNALAELAIPEKAAFLPKFFKTGKGEYGEGDLFLGIKVPDQRAVAKEYYLQLSLKQISELVQSPYHEHRLTALFMLVFKYEKTKDIDVQAEIADFYLNHLKYINNWDLVDSSCYKILGRYAFDTQNDDLLRKLSLSEAMWHKRIAVVGTMYYIKKGFFELTKEFVMHNLQHPHDLMHKANGWLLREMGKKNETELISFLNKNYQEMPRTTLRYSIEKLDENLRQSYLKGRIL, encoded by the coding sequence ATGGTAAATGAAATTAAAAATGCTCTTGCAGAATTAGCTATTCCTGAAAAAGCAGCATTTCTGCCGAAATTTTTCAAAACCGGAAAAGGAGAATATGGTGAAGGCGACTTGTTTTTAGGGATAAAAGTTCCCGACCAGAGAGCGGTTGCGAAAGAATATTATCTGCAATTAAGTTTAAAGCAAATCAGTGAATTGGTGCAATCTCCTTATCATGAACACCGTTTAACCGCTTTGTTTATGCTCGTCTTTAAATACGAAAAAACTAAAGACATAGATGTACAAGCTGAAATCGCCGATTTTTATCTGAATCATTTAAAATATATTAATAATTGGGATCTTGTAGACTCCAGTTGCTACAAAATTCTTGGCAGATATGCTTTTGACACTCAAAATGATGATTTGCTGAGGAAATTGTCTTTGTCTGAAGCAATGTGGCATAAAAGGATTGCGGTTGTAGGAACAATGTATTACATCAAAAAAGGTTTTTTTGAGCTTACCAAAGAATTTGTAATGCACAATTTGCAACATCCACATGATTTGATGCATAAAGCCAACGGATGGCTTCTGAGAGAAATGGGCAAAAAAAATGAAACTGAACTCATTTCGTTTTTAAATAAAAATTATCAAGAGATGCCAAGAACAACGCTTCGCTATTCGATCGAGAAGCTGGATGAGAATCTTCGGCAAAGTTACCTTAAAGGAAGAATATTGTAA
- a CDS encoding YkgJ family cysteine cluster protein: protein MNLDFYKTQALQKQKEHKKFLDGLKKKPPKNLDYIVQETHDEVFEEIDCLQCANCCKTTGPLYTEKDIERISKHLRMKQADFETKFLRTDEDNDKVLQNLPCFFLNDDNTCSIYEVRPKACREYPHTDRKKIYQINHLMIKNTVICPAAFEFVEKMMKNINAK, encoded by the coding sequence TTGAATTTAGACTTTTATAAAACTCAGGCTCTGCAAAAACAGAAAGAGCATAAAAAATTTTTAGACGGACTTAAAAAGAAGCCCCCCAAAAATCTGGACTATATCGTACAGGAAACCCATGATGAGGTTTTTGAAGAGATTGATTGCCTTCAATGTGCGAACTGCTGTAAAACTACGGGACCTCTATATACAGAGAAAGATATCGAAAGAATATCGAAACATTTGAGAATGAAGCAAGCCGATTTTGAGACTAAATTTCTCAGAACTGATGAGGATAATGATAAGGTTTTGCAAAATCTTCCATGTTTTTTTCTGAATGACGATAATACCTGTTCTATTTACGAAGTGCGTCCCAAAGCCTGTCGCGAATATCCTCACACAGACCGAAAGAAAATTTACCAGATTAATCACCTCATGATTAAAAATACGGTTATCTGTCCCGCCGCATTTGAATTTGTGGAAAAGATGATGAAGAATATTAATGCTAAATAA
- a CDS encoding OsmC family protein: protein MTSKITYIGDLRCSAEHLQSGTIIESDAPTDNHGKGEKFSPTDLCATSLAECALTTIAILGKDKGINIEGAYCNLQKIMAANPRRITEIVCNFVFSDQYSKEEKAFIEETAHDCPVAKSLHPDLVQTMVFIYQ from the coding sequence ATGACTTCAAAAATAACCTACATAGGAGATTTAAGATGTTCTGCAGAACATTTACAATCCGGAACAATTATAGAAAGCGATGCACCTACGGATAATCACGGAAAAGGTGAAAAATTTTCTCCCACCGACCTTTGTGCAACTTCTTTAGCCGAATGTGCTCTTACAACTATTGCTATTTTAGGAAAAGATAAAGGAATTAATATTGAAGGAGCCTATTGTAATCTTCAGAAAATAATGGCTGCAAACCCCCGAAGGATAACAGAAATCGTATGTAATTTTGTGTTTTCTGACCAATATTCTAAAGAGGAAAAAGCTTTCATTGAAGAAACAGCCCATGATTGCCCTGTTGCCAAAAGTCTTCATCCAGATTTGGTACAGACGATGGTTTTTATTTATCAGTAA
- a CDS encoding group III truncated hemoglobin — translation MKNLESREDIELLVNSFYSKVVKDEVIGFFFKEVVKVNWDLHLPKMYSFWESILFGQMSYKGNPMAIHFPINESTAMEKKHFDRWLSLWKETISENFEGENASMAITKSENIAKLMSYKMGMARKI, via the coding sequence ATGAAAAATTTAGAATCAAGAGAAGATATAGAACTGCTGGTAAATTCCTTTTATTCCAAAGTGGTTAAAGATGAAGTTATCGGTTTCTTCTTTAAAGAAGTAGTAAAAGTAAATTGGGATCTCCACCTTCCCAAAATGTATTCTTTTTGGGAAAGCATTCTTTTCGGACAAATGAGCTACAAAGGAAACCCTATGGCTATACATTTTCCCATTAATGAGAGTACTGCAATGGAGAAAAAGCATTTCGACAGATGGCTAAGCCTTTGGAAGGAAACAATTTCAGAAAATTTTGAAGGAGAAAATGCTTCAATGGCAATAACCAAATCTGAGAATATCGCCAAATTGATGTCCTACAAAATGGGAATGGCAAGAAAAATTTAA
- a CDS encoding calcium:proton antiporter yields MKLKEIFHYTFVFPIISVIYYFAGLLGTGAIFDLIGGVLLTGSVLSAVHHAEVVAHKVGEPYGTIILALCITIIEVALIISLMVAGGEQAITLARDTVFAAVMIILNGILGICVLIGGVKYFEQFFARTSATTYLVCIVSILVITLVLPNFTSSVNGPFYNNAQLVFVSIACLVIYGVFLMVQTVRHRSYFVASDSNTQEYYIPTKNQAILSFFFLVICLIIVVLMAKGLSKTIEDLVQSIGAPKSLVGVIIAGVVLLPESLAAIRAARNNQFQSSLNLALGSALASIGLSIPAISAVSIMFDIPLVLGLDKKDIILLTLSVFIVMLSLSRGKTNILYGTVLLVNLAAYIFTVVVP; encoded by the coding sequence ATGAAACTTAAAGAAATCTTTCATTACACGTTTGTTTTTCCGATTATTTCGGTTATTTATTATTTCGCAGGATTATTAGGAACAGGAGCTATTTTTGATTTGATTGGCGGTGTATTATTAACAGGAAGTGTGCTTTCTGCCGTACATCATGCCGAAGTGGTTGCCCATAAAGTTGGAGAACCTTACGGAACAATAATTTTGGCACTCTGTATTACCATTATAGAGGTTGCTCTTATTATTTCTCTTATGGTTGCGGGCGGAGAACAGGCAATTACCTTGGCAAGAGATACTGTATTTGCCGCAGTAATGATTATTCTGAACGGAATTTTAGGAATATGTGTATTAATAGGTGGCGTAAAATATTTTGAGCAGTTTTTTGCTAGAACATCTGCAACTACTTATCTAGTGTGTATTGTTTCTATTTTAGTTATAACATTGGTTCTTCCCAATTTTACATCGAGTGTAAATGGTCCTTTTTATAATAATGCCCAACTGGTATTTGTTTCTATTGCCTGTCTTGTAATTTATGGAGTTTTCCTAATGGTTCAGACTGTTAGACACAGAAGTTACTTTGTGGCATCAGATAGCAATACTCAAGAATATTATATTCCAACAAAAAACCAGGCAATTTTAAGTTTTTTCTTTTTGGTAATTTGCTTAATCATTGTAGTTCTCATGGCGAAAGGTCTTTCTAAAACCATTGAAGATCTTGTACAAAGTATTGGTGCTCCAAAATCCTTAGTGGGAGTAATTATTGCAGGAGTTGTACTGCTTCCGGAAAGTTTAGCGGCAATTCGGGCAGCAAGAAACAATCAGTTTCAGTCGAGTTTAAATCTTGCATTGGGTTCTGCTTTAGCAAGTATAGGACTTAGTATTCCGGCAATTTCTGCGGTAAGTATTATGTTCGATATTCCTCTGGTATTAGGTTTAGACAAAAAAGATATTATTTTGCTTACTTTGTCTGTATTTATTGTAATGCTTTCTCTAAGCCGTGGTAAAACCAATATACTTTACGGAACGGTTTTACTGGTAAATCTGGCGGCATACATTTTTACAGTCGTAGTCCCTTAA
- a CDS encoding cation:proton antiporter, which translates to MELYYSFSVLIVLASIFAYINYRFLKLPSTIGIMVIAIVVSIILVFFGQSFLPKTFNHLNNLMNSIDFTEVLMGAMLNFLLFAGGIHININDLKEQLRPVLIFSTAGVVISTFIVGFGMFYLLPFVGINMPFIYCLLFGALISPTDPVAVLSILKQANVSKSLETKVAGESLFNDGMAVVVFTVVLQLAIGKEVDLGIESITLLLLKEAGGGLLLGVVLGYITSRLMREVDDYIISVLVTLAVVMGGYLVARQLHISGPLTMVAAGLFMGNFNVKFKMKSITQDYLIKFWELIDEILNAVLFLFIGFELLMIKDLNHYIVPGMIGILVVLVARFISIWGPTKFMSFRTRFSPQTIKVLFWGGIRGGVSIALAMSIPKSENSNIILSITYCVVVFSIIVQGLTIAKVANPKQIAKEEQEKESVTLE; encoded by the coding sequence TTGGAATTATATTATTCTTTTTCAGTACTCATTGTACTCGCTTCTATTTTTGCATACATCAATTACCGTTTTCTAAAACTGCCAAGTACAATTGGGATTATGGTAATTGCCATTGTTGTATCTATTATCCTGGTGTTTTTCGGACAGAGCTTTCTGCCAAAAACATTCAATCATCTAAATAATTTAATGAACAGTATAGATTTTACGGAGGTTCTAATGGGTGCAATGCTTAATTTTCTTCTTTTCGCAGGAGGAATTCATATCAACATCAACGATTTGAAAGAACAGTTGCGGCCCGTCTTGATATTTTCTACAGCCGGAGTCGTAATTTCTACTTTTATTGTCGGTTTTGGAATGTTTTATCTGCTGCCGTTTGTAGGGATAAATATGCCTTTCATTTATTGCCTTTTATTTGGAGCTTTAATATCGCCAACAGATCCTGTAGCTGTTCTAAGTATTTTGAAACAGGCAAATGTATCAAAGTCTTTAGAAACAAAAGTTGCGGGAGAATCTTTATTTAACGACGGGATGGCGGTTGTTGTTTTCACAGTTGTTCTTCAGCTGGCAATTGGGAAAGAAGTAGATTTGGGAATAGAAAGCATTACTCTTCTTTTGCTGAAAGAAGCCGGAGGCGGTTTGCTTCTTGGAGTGGTTTTAGGATACATTACATCCAGACTTATGCGGGAAGTAGACGATTATATTATTTCTGTACTTGTAACTTTAGCAGTCGTAATGGGAGGTTATCTTGTCGCAAGGCAACTTCATATTTCCGGACCGCTTACTATGGTTGCTGCAGGACTTTTTATGGGTAATTTTAATGTTAAATTTAAGATGAAATCGATTACTCAGGATTATTTAATTAAATTCTGGGAACTGATAGATGAAATATTGAATGCAGTTCTTTTCCTGTTCATCGGTTTCGAATTGTTGATGATTAAAGATCTGAACCACTACATTGTTCCTGGGATGATTGGTATTTTGGTGGTTTTGGTGGCACGTTTTATTTCAATTTGGGGACCTACCAAATTTATGTCTTTCAGAACAAGATTTAGTCCGCAGACGATTAAAGTTCTCTTTTGGGGCGGAATTCGAGGCGGGGTTTCTATCGCTTTGGCAATGTCGATCCCTAAAAGTGAAAACAGCAATATTATTTTAAGTATCACTTATTGTGTTGTTGTATTTTCTATTATTGTTCAGGGACTTACCATTGCTAAAGTTGCCAATCCTAAGCAGATTGCCAAAGAAGAGCAGGAAAAAGAAAGTGTTACTTTAGAATAG
- the pepT gene encoding peptidase T: MSTIEFNSMWREKLLNRFISYVKIYSTSDAESETTPSTKRQWDIANYITEELKKIGLEDVSIDEHGYIMGYVPSNLENDNLPTIGFISHYDTSPDFSGEDVKPQIWENYQGEDLVLNKETNFTLSPSRFESLKKYVGQTLITTDGNTLLGADDKAGCAEIVTAAEYLIAHPEIKHGRIAVGFTPDEEIGRGAHKFDVAKFGAEFAYTMDGGEVGELEYENFNAAGAVVKIHGLSVHPGYAYGKMINAALLASEFAQMLPANETPSTTKGFEGFYHLMDINADISEAKLQYIIRDHDEEKFEARKKFMEEKIADFNKKHGEGTAEIEIKEQYRNMKQQFEGKMHIVDLAAKAMKEAGIEPKIKAIRGGTDGAQLSYMGLPCPNIFAGGINFHGPYEYVALESMMKATEVIVNIVKKDIF, translated from the coding sequence ATGAGTACAATAGAATTCAACTCAATGTGGAGAGAAAAACTGCTGAACCGTTTTATCAGCTATGTAAAAATATATTCAACAAGCGATGCGGAAAGCGAAACAACCCCTTCTACCAAAAGACAATGGGATATTGCCAATTATATTACAGAAGAATTGAAAAAAATCGGTCTGGAAGATGTTTCTATTGATGAGCATGGATATATTATGGGATATGTTCCTTCAAATTTGGAGAATGATAATCTACCGACCATCGGATTTATTTCCCATTACGATACTTCACCGGATTTCAGTGGTGAAGATGTAAAACCTCAGATTTGGGAAAACTATCAGGGTGAAGATTTGGTTTTAAATAAAGAAACAAATTTCACTTTATCTCCTTCAAGATTCGAAAGTTTAAAGAAATATGTTGGTCAGACTTTAATTACGACTGATGGAAATACCCTTTTAGGAGCCGACGATAAAGCTGGTTGTGCAGAAATTGTTACGGCGGCAGAATATCTTATTGCTCACCCGGAAATTAAACATGGAAGAATTGCTGTAGGATTCACTCCAGACGAGGAAATTGGGAGAGGAGCACACAAATTTGATGTAGCAAAATTTGGAGCAGAATTCGCTTATACAATGGACGGTGGAGAGGTAGGAGAACTGGAATATGAAAATTTTAATGCAGCCGGAGCGGTAGTTAAAATTCACGGGTTGAGTGTTCACCCAGGTTATGCTTACGGAAAAATGATTAATGCCGCTTTATTGGCATCTGAATTTGCACAAATGCTTCCTGCCAACGAAACTCCTTCTACTACGAAAGGTTTTGAAGGTTTTTATCATTTAATGGATATTAATGCAGATATTTCTGAAGCAAAACTTCAATACATTATCCGTGATCACGATGAAGAGAAATTCGAAGCCAGAAAGAAATTTATGGAAGAGAAAATTGCCGATTTTAATAAAAAGCATGGAGAAGGAACTGCCGAAATCGAGATTAAAGAGCAATACCGCAATATGAAGCAACAATTTGAAGGTAAAATGCACATCGTAGATCTGGCTGCAAAAGCAATGAAGGAAGCGGGAATTGAGCCTAAAATTAAAGCAATTAGAGGTGGAACAGATGGAGCACAATTATCTTACATGGGATTGCCTTGTCCGAATATTTTTGCGGGCGGAATCAATTTCCATGGGCCTTACGAATATGTAGCTTTGGAAAGTATGATGAAAGCAACTGAAGTGATTGTGAATATTGTGAAAAAAGATATTTTCTAA